In Grus americana isolate bGruAme1 chromosome 4, bGruAme1.mat, whole genome shotgun sequence, one genomic interval encodes:
- the LOC129205674 gene encoding Y-box-binding protein 2-like encodes MPPLPAPLRRGRPRGAGRSRRDRGPAGMAAGPPPPGVKPPRRERLGRGGRKFSQSGVREGARCQWKREPPADGREELGNGITRAPPRTRSPAMPLPPQRSPRRQGGEPTRGPGPGSVPVKFSDRCRFKRYALTQECRFSPSSRS; translated from the exons atgccgccgctccccgcccccctCCGCCGGGGCCGGCCGCGTGGCGCAGGCCGCAGCCGGCGGGACCGTGGGCCCGCCGGCATGGCTGCCGGCCCCCCGCCACCAGGGGTTAAGCCCCCCAGGCGGGAGCGGCTCGGCCGAGGTGGGAGAAAATTTAGTCAGTCAGGAGTGCGAGAGGGAGCACGGTGCCAGTGGAAGCGGGAACCGCCGGCTGACGGGCGAGAAGAGCTTGGAAACGGCATCACGCGGGCCCCCCCACGCACCCGCAGCCCCGCCATGCCGCTGCCCCCTCAGCGCAGCCCTCGGCGGCAAGGAGGCGAGCCCACgcgcgggccgggcccgggcagCGTACCCGTTAAG ttttctgacagATGCCGCTTCAAACGTTATGCTTTGACACAAGAATGCAGGTTTTCGCCCAGCTCACGCTCTTGA